A single genomic interval of bacterium harbors:
- a CDS encoding LysM peptidoglycan-binding domain-containing protein, with the protein MKDLIIPVFLAVFLIVGGGCSPKVGVSDEVEREHPDMKKARELEAVGDVKGARNLYELILDRQPTMARAHLDFAFLLDNAGVDSVGTIYHFQRYLALRPETEKKAMIEGHIRTATLMLVGTVFTNETAVLARMREVEGENQSLKIRAANLQAQTVQLRGALATMRSKYGMSATNALPSVDAIVLPVRAPKSTGKMVRIEKADTLKKLAARYYGDQGRWREIYEVNKNKMKSPGDLRVGQMIFVPEKDNEETP; encoded by the coding sequence ATGAAGGACCTCATAATCCCTGTTTTTTTGGCGGTGTTCCTGATAGTGGGGGGCGGCTGTTCCCCAAAAGTAGGGGTATCGGATGAAGTCGAGCGCGAGCATCCGGATATGAAAAAAGCCCGGGAACTTGAGGCGGTGGGGGATGTGAAGGGGGCTCGGAATCTCTATGAACTGATTCTCGACCGGCAGCCCACCATGGCCCGGGCTCATCTGGATTTCGCCTTTCTGCTTGATAATGCAGGGGTGGATTCGGTGGGGACGATCTACCATTTCCAACGCTATCTTGCCTTGCGGCCCGAAACGGAAAAGAAAGCCATGATTGAGGGCCATATCCGCACCGCTACCCTGATGCTGGTCGGCACCGTCTTTACCAACGAGACGGCGGTCCTGGCGCGAATGAGGGAGGTGGAAGGAGAGAACCAGTCTTTGAAAATCAGGGCGGCCAATCTCCAGGCGCAGACGGTTCAATTGCGGGGGGCACTGGCCACGATGCGGTCCAAATACGGGATGTCGGCCACGAATGCCTTGCCGTCGGTAGATGCGATCGTGCTCCCCGTCCGGGCACCGAAATCCACCGGAAAAATGGTCAGGATCGAAAAAGCGGATACCCTGAAGAAACTGGCGGCCCGCTACTACGGGGACCAGGGGCGGTGGCGCGAGATTTACGAGGTGAATAAAAACAAGATGAAATCCCCCGGTGATCTACGGGTAGGTCAGATGATTTTTGTCCCGGAAAAGGACAATGAAGAAACTCCCTAG
- a CDS encoding peptide chain release factor-like protein, with protein MGDVYITTEKRQALEERMIKLGILEKDLVEKFVLGAGSGGQKLNKTSSCVFLQHAKSGLEIKCQRERSRELNRFVARRELCDRLEERILGQRSARQQANEKIRRQKRRRSRRQKERVLDDKKKHSVKKQARRSGNFES; from the coding sequence ATGGGCGACGTTTACATCACAACCGAAAAACGGCAGGCGCTTGAAGAGCGGATGATCAAGCTGGGAATCCTGGAGAAGGACCTGGTTGAAAAATTTGTTCTGGGCGCCGGTTCCGGTGGCCAGAAGTTGAACAAAACCTCGTCCTGTGTCTTTCTGCAGCACGCCAAGTCCGGGCTCGAAATCAAGTGTCAGCGGGAGCGCTCGCGGGAGTTGAACCGGTTTGTGGCCCGCCGCGAGTTATGCGACCGGCTAGAGGAGCGGATCCTCGGGCAGCGCAGCGCCCGCCAGCAGGCCAATGAAAAGATCCGGCGTCAAAAGCGCCGGCGGTCGCGCCGCCAGAAGGAACGGGTGCTGGATGACAAGAAGAAGCATTCGGTGAAAAAACAAGCCAGACGGAGTGGAAATTTTGAATCCTGA
- a CDS encoding glycosyltransferase family 9 protein, translated as MKSERKRILVIKLSSLGDLFHALPAVNNLQVMLDADVDWVTQPEYVDLVRCFPMVSKVIPFPRRQFWSHSGALVRAVRASYYDYVVDLQGLVKSAIVARCARSHLRIGPSFQREGARFFYDVVAGPRNKDRHAVEEALDVVRYLGLTVMPVSFPVQFPAPSLAQGTLRVALVPWSRRSNKNWPVAGFIEVARQIQQEFGASIYLFGSQTERAGCEAMRVALSATAGAGTVENLAGQTTLVEMGGWFSRMNLVVANDSGPLHMAVALGTPVVTMFGPTEPKRTGPYGAGHHVIRAGTDCSPCFGRDCRLPQVECMERITPGQVMAAVREVLNASKIGTP; from the coding sequence ATGAAGTCTGAACGAAAACGTATCCTGGTGATCAAGCTCAGCTCGTTAGGCGATCTATTCCATGCCCTTCCCGCGGTGAATAACCTGCAGGTGATGCTGGATGCGGACGTGGATTGGGTCACGCAGCCTGAATATGTGGACCTGGTCCGGTGTTTCCCGATGGTATCCAAAGTGATCCCCTTTCCCCGCCGGCAGTTCTGGAGTCATAGTGGCGCCCTGGTGCGGGCGGTGCGGGCCTCCTATTATGATTATGTGGTCGACCTGCAGGGGTTGGTCAAAAGTGCAATAGTGGCACGTTGCGCGCGGAGCCACCTGCGGATCGGGCCTTCGTTTCAACGTGAAGGCGCCCGGTTCTTCTATGATGTGGTGGCCGGTCCCCGTAATAAGGACCGGCATGCGGTTGAGGAAGCGCTGGATGTGGTGCGCTACCTGGGGTTGACCGTGATGCCGGTGTCATTCCCTGTTCAATTTCCCGCGCCATCCCTGGCTCAGGGGACCCTGCGCGTGGCGCTGGTTCCCTGGTCGCGGCGGAGCAATAAAAACTGGCCGGTAGCCGGTTTCATTGAGGTGGCACGGCAGATCCAGCAGGAATTCGGGGCCTCCATCTACCTGTTTGGAAGTCAAACGGAGCGGGCGGGGTGCGAAGCGATGCGCGTGGCGTTGTCCGCCACCGCCGGGGCCGGGACGGTTGAGAATCTTGCGGGACAGACCACCCTGGTGGAGATGGGGGGCTGGTTTTCCAGGATGAATCTGGTGGTGGCGAATGATTCCGGGCCCCTTCACATGGCGGTGGCGTTGGGGACACCCGTGGTAACGATGTTCGGGCCCACCGAGCCGAAGCGCACGGGGCCTTACGGAGCCGGCCACCACGTGATCCGGGCGGGGACTGACTGCAGCCCCTGTTTTGGCCGGGACTGCCGGTTGCCTCAAGTGGAGTGTATGGAGCGTATTACACCGGGCCAGGTCATGGCGGCGGTTCGTGAGGTGTTGAATGCCTCGAAGATCGGAACACCCTGA
- a CDS encoding phage holin family protein, with product MNPESFQTAGQKIREWLIRWALMAIAVWMSDILVTGVYTDDWASLLAAALMLGILNALVKPILVLVAMPLVVLTLGLMLLFINAFLLLLTARLVPGFHVLGFGSAMWASLVISIVSMILGNNRKNFQRSSRKPPTAEAYSEPTRIRTPPPGKGPIIDV from the coding sequence TTGAATCCTGAATCGTTTCAGACGGCCGGACAGAAGATCCGGGAGTGGCTGATCCGCTGGGCCTTGATGGCCATTGCGGTGTGGATGTCGGATATCCTGGTGACGGGGGTCTATACAGACGACTGGGCGAGTCTGCTGGCCGCAGCCCTGATGCTCGGGATTTTAAATGCCCTGGTAAAGCCCATTCTGGTCCTGGTCGCCATGCCGCTGGTGGTGCTGACGCTGGGCTTGATGTTGCTGTTTATTAACGCCTTTCTGTTGTTGCTCACGGCAAGGCTGGTGCCCGGCTTCCATGTGCTGGGGTTTGGCTCCGCGATGTGGGCCTCGCTGGTCATCAGTATCGTCAGTATGATCCTGGGGAATAATCGCAAAAATTTCCAGCGGTCCTCACGAAAGCCCCCGACCGCAGAGGCCTATTCCGAGCCAACACGGATCAGAACCCCGCCTCCCGGAAAAGGACCGATTATTGATGTATAA